The Actinomycetota bacterium genome includes the window GCTGCTCGCCCACCCGGCCGGGCCCCGCCAAATCCAGGAACGGCGGTAGCCTTGTCCTCGTGCGCATCTGTTACTCGCGCTGGGACGGCACCCAGGACCCCTTCGGCCCGGACCTGTCCGCCGGCGACCTCCTGGACTCGATGTCGCAGGAGATCCTGTCCGGCGCGGGCGCGGACTCGGCCCTGTCCCGACTGCTCCGCCGGGGCATCCGGGGGCAGTCCTCGGGCCTCGACTCGCTGCGGGCGCGGCTCCGGCAGGCCCGGCGCGGTGAGCAGGACCGGCTGAACCTGGCCGGGCCGCTGGAGGACATCCGGGAGCGTCTCGAGTCGATCCTGGAACGGGAACGCACCACGCTGTCGTTCCAGGCCGAGGACGACGCCCGGATGCGGGAGACCTTCCTGGACTCGTTGCCGGCCGACATGCCGGGCAAGATCCGCGAGCTCCGCGACCACCGGTTCGTGGACCCGCAGGCCCAGCGCGAGTTCGACGAGCTCATGGAGTTCCTGAAGGAGCAGGTCCTGGGGAGCTACTTCCGGAACGTCACCCAGGGCATGCAGAACCTCTCGCCGGAGGACCTCCAGCGCCTGGCCAGCATGCTGTCCGAGCTGAACGAGATGATCGAGGCGCGGGACCGGGGCGACCCCGTCGACTTCGAGGGGTTCATGCAGCGGTACGGGGACATGTTCCCGGAGAACCCCCGGTCGCTCGACGAGCTGCTGGAGCAGATGGCCCGGCGGATGGCCGCGCTGTCCCGCCTGATGGCGTCGCTGTCGGCCGAGCAGCGCCGCGAGCTCCAGGAGCTGGCCGAGCAGCTCCTCCAGGACATGGACCTGGCCTTCGAGGCGGACCGGCTGGCCCAGAACCTCTCGGGGCTGTTCCCGGACATGCCGTGGGGCGAGCCGGTCATGGCGGGCGGCGAGGACGCCATGCCCATGGCGGCGACGGTCGACGCCCTGGAGCGCATGCACGACTACGAGGACCTGGACCGGTCGCTGCGCGGGGACTACGCGGGCGCGGCCCTGGAGGACGTGGACGAGGACGCCCTCCGCCGGACCCTCGGCGACGACGCCGTCCGGGACCTCCGCCGGCTGAAGGAGGTCGAACGCGCCCTGGAGCAGGCCGGGCTGGTCAGCAGGAGGCAGGGCCGCCTCGAGGTCACGCCGAAGGGCGCCCGGAAGCTTGGGGAACGGGCGCTGGTGCGGGTGTTCGAGCACCTCCGGCGGGACCGCGAGGCCGTGCACGAGGCCCGCGATCCCGGGGGCCTGGCCGAGCCCACCGGGCAGACCCGGCCGTGGCAGTTCGGCGACACCGGCCAGATCGCCGTGCAGCGGACGGTGTTCAACGCGGTCCTGCGGGACGGTCCGTCACCCCAGCCTCGCCTGGAGGCGGAGGACTTCGAGCTGGTGGAGGCGGAAGCGAGGACCGAGGCCGCGACGGCGCTGCTGCTGGACCTGTCGTTCTCCATGCCGCTTCGGGGGCACTTCGTCCCGGCCAAGCGGATGGCCCTGGCGCTGCACGCGCTGATCGAGGGGCGGTACCCCCACGACACGCTGTACCTCATCGGGTTCTCGGACTACGCCCGCCGGATGCAGCCGGAGGACCTCACCGCGGCGGGGTGGGAGCGCGTGTACGGGACGAACATGCAGCACGCGTTCAACCTGGCGGGGCGGCTTCTGGCACAGCATCCCCGGGCCACCCGCCAGGTCATCATGGTCACCGACGGCGAGCCCACCGCGCACCTGGTGGGGGAGCGGGTGGAGTTCGCCTGGCCGCCGGTTCCCGAGACCATCCATTTGACCCTCCAGGAAGCCATGCGGCTGGCCCGGGCCGGGGTCACCCTGAACGTGTTCATGCTGGAGGACTCGCCGGGCCTGGCCCGGTTCATGGAACGGCTGGCCCGGCTCACCAACGGGCGGGTGTTCCTGATGAGCGGCGACGCGCTCGGCGAGTTCGTCGTGCGCGACTACGTCCGCCGTCGCGCGCGCTGAGCCGGTGCCGATGGGGCCGTCGGCGCCCGCGGAGCGGCATTTCTCGCGGGAGGAGATCGAGCGGGCCCGCGCGTACCACCGTCCGCTGTATGCGTCGTTCGCGGCGTCGGCCGCCCTCGGCGTGGGGTACCTGGCCGCGGTGACGTCCTCCGCGGCCGGACGGTGGTTGGCCGCGCCGGTCGACGATCTTTCGAGGTGGGCCTTCGCGGCGGCCTTCCCGGCGTTGGTGGTGGTGGCCGGTGCGGTGCTGCGGTTCCCACTGTCGTTCTGGCGTGGGTACGTCCACGAGCACCGGTGGGGCTTCTCGACGCAGTCGCCGGCCGGCTTCGTGTCGGACTGGGCCATGGGCCTCGCGGTGTCGGTGGCCCTGACCGGGGCGGCCGTGATGGCGTTCGTCGAGCTGGCCTCGCGGTTCCCGAGGACCTGGCGGCTGATCGCGGCGCCCGCCGCCGCCGGGCTGGCCGTGGTGCTCTCCTTCCTCGCGCCGGTGGTGTTCGAGCCGATGTTCAACCGGTTCCGGCCCCTGGCCGACGAGCAGCTGGCGGCGGACCTCCGGGCGCTGTCGCGCCGGGCCGGCGTCCCGGTCCGCGAGGTGCTGGTGGCCGACGCCAGCCGCAGGACCCACAAGGAGAACGCCTACGTGTCGGGACTCGGCCGTACCCGGCGGGTGGTCGTCTACGACACGCTCCTGGCGCGGGGAAGCCCGCAGGAGGTCCGGCTGGTGGTGGCGCACGAGCTGGGCCACCGCCGAGAGCGCCACGTCGCGCTCGCCACCGCGCTGGGAGCCGCCGGGGCCGCCGTGGCCGTGGTCGTGCTGTGGCTGCTGCTGCGATGGCACCCGGTCCTGGCGGCCTCGGGCGCGACCGGCCCGGCCGATCCCCGGATCGCTCCGCTCCTGCTGCTCGCGGCCACGGCCATGGAGCTGGTGACCCTGCCCTTCGGGGCCGCCGTCAGCCGGCGATGGGAAGCCGCCGCGGACCGGGCCTCGATCGAGCTCACCGGCGACCCGGACGGGTTCGCCGGGATGGAACGGAACCTGGCCGTGGCGAACCTCCTGGACCTGGCCCCCAGCCGCCCGGTGTACCTGCTGCTGTTCAGCCACCCCACGCCGGCCGAGAGGATCGAGGCCGCGATGGCCGGGGGGTGACGCCCGGTCGCCCCTGTCTTGACCATCGGGCGCCGACCCTCGATAGTCGGCTCCGTTGAATACAGCACGTGGTTCGACCAGTCGGCGGAGGCGTCGACTCGGCACGATCGTCGCATCCCTCTCGCTCATGGCGTCGGCGGTCGCAGTGGCGACGCCGGCAGCCGCCTCCGCCCGCGCCTCCGCCCGGACGGTGTCTGTCACGTCGCACGGCGAGACTGTCGATGTGACCGTGCACCCGCCGTCGGGGATCCTCCCGCCTCGCGGGGCGGCCACCCCAAAGACGAACCCGAGCGCGAACCTCAGCTACCACGGCGGCACCAGCGGGATCGGCGTCACGACGGGGGGGCCGAAGGTCTACATCGTGTACTGGGGGTCCCAGTGGGGGACGCAGACCACGGGGAGCGACGGGTACCAGCACTTCTCGGGCGACCCCCAGGGCATGGCGCCGGTCCAGCAGGCCTTCTTCGCGGGGGTCGGCACGGGAGGCGAGGAGTGGAGCGGCGTGCCGACCCAGTACTGCGAAGGCGTGCCGTCCGGCTCCAAGTCCTGCCCGTCGAGCGCGACGCACGTCGGGTACCCCACGGGCGGGGCGCTGGCGGGCGTGTGGGAGGACGCCTCGGCGGCGGCACCCGCCAAGGCGACCCAGCCGCAGATCGCTGCGGAGGCGGTTCTCGCCGCCACGCACTTCGGGAATACGGACCCGGCTTCGAACCGGAATGCCCAGTACGTCGTCACGTCGCCCACCGGCACCAAGCCCTATCTCTTCCCCTACAGCGCGTGCGCGTGGCATGACTGGACCTCGTCGGTGAACGGTCCGCTCCCGTACACGAACATGCCCTATATCACGGACGCCGGCGCGGGGTGCGGCGCCGACGCGGTCAACTCCGGTTCCGGGGGGACCCTGGACGGCGTCACCATCGTGGGCGGGCACGAGTACGCGGAGACCATCACCGACCAGCTCCCCCCGGGAGGATGGCTGGACAGCATCGGGAACGAGAACGCGGACAAGTGCGCCTGGAGGACCACCCCGCCTGGGGCGATGCAGAACATCACGCTGACCACGGGGACCTTCCCGGTGCAGGGGAGCTGGGCCAACGACTCACCGAACGCGAACGGCTGCGAGATCTTCCACCCGGTCGTGACCAACAGCCCCGACTTCACGATCTCTGCGTCGCCGACCACCCTGTCCGTCGACTCGGGCGCTTCCGGGCAGACCACCATCACCACGGCGGCGCTGAACGGTTACAACGCAGCGATCACGCTGTCGGTCAACGGCCTGCCGGTCGGCGCCTCGGCAAGCTTCTCGCCGAACCCGATCGCCGCACCCGGGTCGGGAACCTCCACCATGACGATCGACTCCGGAAACGCTGCCGCGGGGACGTATCCCCTCACGGTGTCCGGTTCCGACGGGACGATCACCCACATCACGTCGGTGTCGTTCACGATCTCCGCGGGCGTCCCGCAGCTGCTGGGCAACCCGGGCTTCGAGAACGGCGCGTCGAACCCGGCGCCCTGGATCATCACTGGCGGCGTTATCAACAGCTCGTCTTCGGAGCCCCCCCACGGGGGGACGTGGGACGCATGGCTGGGCGGGCACGGCACCACGCACACCGACACCCTGTACCAGCAGGTCTCCATCCCCTCGGGGGTGAGCACGGCGACGCTGTCATTGTTCCTGCACATCGACACGGCCGACACCTCCACGACGGCACACGACCAGATGCGGCTGCAGATCCTCGACTCCTCGGGGACGCTGCTGAAGAACCTGGCCTCGTACTCCAACCTGAACGCGGCCTCCGGCTACTCGAAGAAGACCTTCGACGTGGCCTCGTTCGCGGGGCAGACCATCCGGGTGTTCGTAGTGGTGAAGGAGAACGCGTCGCTCCCGACGTCGTTCGTGACGGACGACTTCGCGCTGAACACGACCTGAGGCAGCGGCGCGTTACGCCGGGTCCCACCACAGGGTGACGGCGCGCTGCTCGGGCGGGCCGATGCCCCACCTGCCGCCGGATTGCCACAGGCGATCGCCGAGCGCCTCCGCCACCTCGGCGTCGCGGTCGGGCATCAGGCAGAGCCGCCGGCGGGCCGTCGCCACCGACGCCTCGCGGCTCTCGTGGCCGAGCCGCGGGAGGATCCAGTCGTCCCGGCCGGGATCGAGTCCCAGCTCGCGGAGCGCTTCCTCCAGGTCGTCGGCGGTGGGGTGGTCCGGCCGCTCCAGGTCCCAGAACCGCTTCCACAGGTCGTTCATCCAGGCTCGGGGATGCTCCCGGGTGACCTCGACCACCACCCGGGCGCGGGCTCGTTCCGTCATCGCATCCACGAAGGGCCGGAGGTCCTGGGCGTTGTACAGGACGTGCGCGCACAGCACGACGTCCGCGGGATCGACCTCCGCGGCGGCGTCCGGCCAGGCTCCCCGGACGGCTGCGAAGCCCACGCCGGTGGCCGTCGCGAGCTCTGCGAACGAGGCCAGCATGTCCTCCATCGGGTCCACCGCCGTGATGAACGCGACCCGGGGAACGAGCGCCAGCGACGCGGCTCCCGACCCCGAGCCGACGTCGACGACCGAGCCGCCCTCCGGCAGCGCGTCGAGGGCACGCCGCGCCGACGGGGACGAAGATGGCGACCCGGTGGCGCCGGCGGCAGGGCCCGCGGTGGCGGCTTCGGCCCGTCCCCGGAACACCTGCACCGGATAGGTCCACGGCGATTCGGGGGCGGCCCGCAGGATGTCCTCGGGGATGGCCCAGGACCGGAGGGCCTCACCCCACCGCTCGACGGCGCCCATCGCGCTCACCGCGCTCACCGGCTAGGACCGGTACGCGGCCCGCAGGACCTTCTTGTCGAACTTCCCCACGCTGGTCTTGGGGATCTCCGAGACGAACTCGACACGGTCGGGCAGCCACCACTTCGGGAACAGCGGCTCCAGGTGTTCGACGAGCTCCTCCTGCGTGGCCGTCGTGCCCTCCTTCAGCACCACGCACGCCAGGGGGCGCTCGCCCCATCGCTCGTCGGGGATGGCGATGACGGCGGCCTCCAGCACCGCCGGGTGGCCCATGAGGGCGGACTCCAGCTCGATCGTGGAGACCCACTCGCCGCCCGACTTCACCAGGTCCTTGGTCCGGTCCACGATGTGCAGGAACCCGTGCTCGTCGATCACCGCGACGTCGCCGGTCCGCAGCCACCCATCCTCGGTGAAGCTCTCCACCCGCTCCTCGGGGTGGTAGTACGCGGAGGCAACCCAGTTCCCGCTGACCTGGATCTCGCCCATGGACTTCCCGTCCCGGGGGACCTCCTGGCCGGTCGCCACGTCCACCACGCGGGCCCGGAGGCCGGGCACCGGCATGCCCTGCTTGGCCCGGACGCGGAGCTGCTCCTGCTCGGGGAGCTGCTCGAGGGCGGGGGTGAGGCGGGACAGCGACGCCACCGGGCCGGTCTCGGTCATTCCCCAGCCCTGGATCATGGCCACCCCCACGGTGCGCTGGAATCCTTCGATCAGCGACTTCGGCACCGCCGAGCCGCCCGCGGTGATACAGCGGATCGACGAGACGTCGCGCGGCTCTTTCTGGAGGTGTTGGAGGAGCCCGATCCACACGGTGGGGACGCCGGCCAGGACGGTGACCCGTTCGGTCTCGATGAGCTCCGCCAGCGACGCCGGGTCCGCGCTGAACTGCCCGGCGAACACCTGCCGCGCGCCCGCCATCGTCGCCGCGTACGGCATTCCCCAGGCATTGGCGTGGAACATGGGCACCACCGGCAGCACGGCGTCGTGGTCGGTGATCCCGATGGCGCCGGCCTGGTTGACCATGGTGGCGTGCAGGACCATCGAGCGGTGCGAGTACACGACGCCCTTCGGGTTCCCGGTGGTGCCGGAGGTATAGGCCATGCTGCAGGCGTCGTCCTCGTCCAGGTCTGGCCAGGAGAACTCCGGCGACGCGGCCTCCAGCAGCTCCTCGTAGTCCCTGGCCCCACCACTGGACACCCCGGCGGTTTCGGCCTCGGAACCGCCCATGACCACGATGTGCTCCACCGTCTTCAGGTTCGGGATCACCTTCTCGAACACCGGGAGCAGCGTGGCGTCGACACAGACCACGCGATCCTCGGCGTGGTTGGCGATCCAGGCGATCTGGTCCGGGTGCAGCCGGATGTTCAGCGTGTGCAGCACCGAGCCCATGCAGGGGACCGCGAAGTACAGCTCCAGGTGCCGCCAGTTGTTCCAGGCGAACGACGCGACGCGATCGCCGGGCCCGACACCGAGTTCCCGGAGCGCGTTGGCCAGCCGGGCGGTGCGTTCGCCGAGCTCCTCGTATGACTCCCGGTGCACGCCGTCCGCCGTCTTCGTGGCGATGGTGGATCGCGGGTAATAGGTGACGGCACGCTCCAGAAGGCGCGTGAGGATGAGCGGGTCGCGTTGCATCAGGCCGCGCACCGGGCGATTCTACGGCCGGACCGTCGCGGCGCGCACCGGGGTCGATCCAATGCCTGCGCAATGAAATCCGCCCGTCGGGCGTTCCATTTGTGACTGTTTGTGGTCAATTGATAGTGCCAATTGGGACTGGTCGCGGCGATGGATCGGCCCTACGATACGCCTTGTGAATGAGGAAAGCCTTCGCCGGGCCAATGCATTCCTGGGGGCGGTGGCCCAACAGATCCAGGCGGGGCAGACCCTGACTGCAACGCCAGCCGAAATCGGCAAGGAGATTGGGCTCCCCGATCCATTGGCGGCCGCGCGGGCCGTCCGGGCGCTGCTGGCTCGAAAGCGGCTGGAGGTCGTGGACGGCCAGTACCGGTTGCTCGACCCCCGGCCGGTGGAGCCGGGCGAGCCGGAGGCGATCCCCCGGCCGCCCCGCAAGAAGCAGGCCCCCCGGGGCCGGCGGGCCCGGCCGGCCGAACCCGGACGCCCCACCTACAGCGAGGTCGGGCGGGTGGCCATCGAGCGGCTCATCGAGATGTCCCGGGACGTGGGAACCCTCCGGGGCAACCTCCGCACGCTGCGCGAAGAGGCCCGCACCTCCCGGGAGACCAAGGAGGAGGCGGAGCGCCGCTCCCAGGTCCTGGCGAGCCGGGTCCGGGACCTCGAGGCCAAGGTCGAGATGGCCGAGACGAACCTGCGGACCATCCTGGCGGCGGCGCGCGGGACGGCAAAGGCCGACACCGTGGGCGACGCCGAGATGGACGCGATCCTGGCGGTGCTGAAGGGAAGCGGCGACAGCTCCTCCGGCTGACCGACGTACCTTCCCGCATGGCCGTCCACGGCTCCAGCCCCCCGCATGGGCACGGCCCGTGCTACCCTCGGATTCGAGCGGTCCTTCGAACGCGAGTTCTCATCCGCAGGGCTCCTCTTGAAGTGTGGTCTGCGATGCCGCTCGACCGTTGGGAGTTGATGGAACGATGATGCAGGAAGAGGCGCGATCGGTCTGGGAAGGCAGGATCGCCGACACCGCGTTGCGGGTCGAGGTCCAGCCCTCCGGCCGGATCGTCGCGCTGTGGCGGGCCAAGGGCGGTGGCGACCGCCGCGTGGTGGTCAACACCATCGAGGAGCTCGAGCGCTCCGTCCTGTTCCAGCTCATGCTGACGGCTCCCCGCGACCAGGCCGGCATCCCCGCGCAGATCGCCCAGGCCGTCGACGAGGCCCGGGTCGGGCTGCCCGACCCCAGCTCGATCCCCCGCGCGCCGCGCAAGAAGCGCCCCTCCCGGCGCCCGGGCAGCCACCGCCCCCGCCGCAGGCGCTAGATTTCCTTCCGCCATGCGGCGGGCCCCGTCGAAGCCGGACCTGATCCTTCGCGGCCTCGTTCTCACCATCGATCCGTCCTCGCCGGCAGCGGAGGCCGTGGCGGTGAGCCGGGGCCGCATCTCCGCGGTCGGCTCGTGGGACGAGATCCAGCCGCTCGGTGGGCCCAGGAGCGAGGTCATCGACGTGGGTCGCCGGACCGTCCTTCCCGGGTTCCAGGACGCGCACGTCCATCCGCCACAGGCAGGCCTGGACCGGATGCGCTGTGACCTCAACGACCTCGGAACCCGGGAGGACTACCTGGAGGCCATCCGGGCTCACGCGGCGGCTCATCCCGACGAGCCGTGGCTGCTGGGCGGAGGGTGGGCCATGGACGGGTTCCCTGGCGGGACCCCGGATCGTGGGCTCCTGGACGCCGCCGTGCCCGACCGTCCGGCCTTCCTGGTGAACCGGGACGGGCACGGCGCTTGGGTCAATACCCCAGCACTGGAGCTCGCCGGCATCGACGCCCGTACCCCCGACCCGCCCGACGGGCGCATCGAAAGGGACGTGGCGGGCGAGCCGTCGGGGATGCTCCACGAGGGCGCCATGGACCTGGTCGAGCGGCTCCTCCCACCCGTGGGCCAGGAAGAGTGGCAGCAAGCCATCCTGCTCGCCCAGCGGCACCTGCACGGGCTCGGCATCACCGCGTGGCAGGACGCCTGGGTGCTTCCCGAAACGCTCGCCGCCTACGCGGCCCTGGCCGAGCGGGGCGAGCTGACCGCACGGGTGGTGGCGGCCCTGTGGTGGGACCGTGGCCGCGGCGAGGAACAGGTCGACGACCTCTTGGAGCTTCGGGCGTCCGGGTCGGTGGGCCGCCTGCGGGCTCCGGCGGTGAAGGTGATGCAGGACGGGATCGTGGAGAACTTCACGGCGGGGATGATCGAGCCCTACCTGGACGGCCACGGTCTCCCCGATGACGGCCGGGGGCAAGGGCTTTCGTTCGTCGACCCCGCTGCGTTCGGCCCGTCCGTGACCCGCCTGGACCGGGAGGGATTCCAGGTCCACGTCCATGCCATCGGGGATCGCGCGGTCCGCGAGGCGCTGGATGCCTTCGAGGCCGCCCGGGCGGCGAACGGCCCGAGCCCGAACCGCCACCACATCGCCCACCTCCAGGTCGTGCACCCCGACGACGTACCGAGGTTCGCCGCGCTCGGCGTGGCCGCGAACCTCCAGGCCTACTGGGCCTGCCTGGACGACCAGATGCGGGACCTGAACGTCCCGTTCCTGGGACCCCAGCGCACCGGCCAGCAGTACCCGTTCGCCAGCCTGGCCCGGTCGGGAGCCCGGCTGGCCCTGGGGAGCGACTGGTCGGTGACGACAGCCGACCCGCTCCGCCAGATCCAGGTCGCGCTGACACGCGTTCCCTTCGACCAGCCGGAACGGGAACCGTTCCTGCCCGCGGAGCGCCTCGACCTCCCGACGGCGCTCCGGGCGTTCACCATGGGCTCGGCGTGGGTGAACCACCTCGACCGGGAGACCGGCTCGATCGAGCCCGGGAAGCTGGCGGACCTGGTGGTCCTGGACCGCGACCTCACGGCGCTTTCGCCCGCATCTGTGGGTGAGGCCCAGGTGGTCCTGACCATGGTGGAAGGGGAGGTCGTGCGCCGAGCGCCGTCGCTGTCGGGCTGGTAGCTCAGACCAGGACGCAGGCCGCCCGGTGGTCGGGCCCGGCGCCACTCGCAGGGTGGAGGTCGGGGTCGATGGTCCGGCAGCGATCCTCGGCCACCGGACACCGTGGATGGAAGCGGCATCCCGAGGGAAGATCGACCGGATCGGGGGTCTCACCCCGCAGGATCTCGGGTGTCCCCCGCTGCCGCGGGTCACGCTTCGGGACCACGGAAAGCAGGGCCTTCGTATAGGGATGCCTCGGGTTGCGCACCACGTCCCGGGCCGGACCCTCCTCGACGATCCGTCCCAGGTACATCACGGCGATGCGGTCGGCGAAGTGGGCCGCCGTGGACAGGTCGTGCGTGATCATCAGGATCCCCATGCCGCCCTCCCGGCGAAGGCCGTCCAGCAGCGCCAGGACCCCCGCCCGGACCGAGACGTCCAGCATCGACACCGGCTCGTCCGCCACCAGCAGGTCTGGTTCGAGAACCAGGCTGGCGGCGATGGCGACTCGCTGGCGCTGTCCGCCGGACAGCTCGTGGGGGTATCGATCGACGTACAGCTCGGGCGGGGTCAGCTCGGCGCGGGCCAGCGCCTTGAGCATCCGAGCCCGGCGCTCCCGGCGCGAGCCACCTATCCGGTGGATCACCATGGGCTCCTCCACCGTCTGGCGGACCCGGAACCGCGGATCGAGGGATTCGTAGGGATCCTGGTAGATGAGCTGCATCCTCCTGCGGAGCGACCGGAGCGACCCGTGCGCGAGGGCGGTGATGTCGCGGCCCTCGAACCGGATGACGCCGGACGTGGGGTCCACCAGCCGGAGCACGGTCTGGGCGGTGGTGGTCTTGCCGCACCCCGACTCCCCGACCAGGGCCAGCATCTCGCCACGCTTCAGGGTGAACGACACGCCGTCCACCGCGTGCACCGCACGGCGGGGCCGCCGAGCCATGGCGGCCACCAGGCCGCGCCGGATCGGGTAACGGGTCACCAGCTCCTCGACCTCGAGCAGCGGCCGGCCATCGTTCGACGCGTTCGGGCCGTTCGAGCCGTTCGGGATCACGCGGGGCTCCGGGCCCCGACGTGGTTCAGGTGGCACGCCGCGACGTGGCCGTCGCCGACCCCTTCCAGGATGGGCCGGATCGAGACGCAGGGATCGAAGGCCCGGTCGCACCGGGGCCGGAAGGGGCAGCCCTCCAGCGGACGGTCCAACCGAGGCGGCGCGCCGGGGATCGACGCCACCCGTTCGTCTCCGAACAGGTCCGGCGTGGCGGCGAACAGCAGGCGGGTGTACGGGTGGCGGGGATCGTGGAACAGGACGTCGATCGACCCCTGCTCGATGATCTCCCCCGCGTACATCACCGCCGCGCGCTCGCACACCTGCGCAACGACGGGGAGGTCGTGGGTGACCAGGACCAGGGCCAGCCCCAGCTCCTCGGTCAGCCGTACCAGGAGCTCCAGGATCTGCGCCTGGACCATCACGTCCAGGGCGGTGGTCGGCTCGTCGGCCAGCAGGACCTTCGGGCTGCAGGCCAGGGCCATGGCGATGGCGGCGCGCTGGCGCATCCCTCCGGAGAACTCGTGCGGGTACCGCGCTCCGGCGGCGGCCGGGATCCCGACCAGCTCCAGCAGCTCACCCGCCGCCGACCGGGCGGCGGCGCCGGACGCGATGCCGTGGAGCTCCATCGGCTCCACGATCTGCGAGACCACCGTCTTCACCGGGTTGAGCGCGTTCATGGCTCCCTGGAACACCATCGCCATGTCGCGCCACCGGTGGGGCCGCATGGCATCCTCTCCCCCCGGCAGGATGTCCTGCCCCCGAACCCGGACCTCCCCCGAGACGGCGGCCGACGGTGGGAGGAGGCCCATCGCCGCGAGGATGGTGGTGGTCTTGCCGCACCCGGATTCGCCCACGAGGCCGAACCGTTCCCCGGGCTCGAGCCCGAAGCTCACCCCCTGCACCGCGTGCAGCGTCGTCCCGCCCTCGAGGTCGAACCACACGTGAAGGTCACGGATCTCCAGCACCGCGGTCACGACGGCCCGCCTCTGCGCACCGGGGAGGGAAGCAGCCGGAACCGCCGCACGGACAGATGCGCGACGCGGAGGCGCGGGTTCATCGCATCCTCCATGGCCTGGCCGATCAGGCTGCACGCCAGGATCAGCAGGGACACCAGCACCCCCGGCGGGACGATCGCCCACCACGCCCCGTTGCTGATGGCGGCGTTGCGGAACGCGTTCTCGATGACCCTGCCCAGCGAGATCTTGCTGGGGTCGCCGAGCCCGAGGAACGACAACGCCGTCTCGTCGAACACCGCCACTGCCACGGTCAGGACCGTGTTCGCGATGAGCAGCGGCGCGACCTGGGGGACCACGTGGCGGAAGACGATCCTGGCGTTGCCGGCCCCCAGCGACCGGGCCCGCTTCACGTACACGCGCTCCCGGACGCTCTTCACCTGCGAGCGGATGATGCGCGCGGTGCTGGCCCACAGCAGGATCCCGATCACGATGACGATGTGGAACAGACTGGCCCCCCAGATCACCGCGATCACGATCATGAGCGGCACGTCGGGGATGGCCAGGAAGTAGTCGGTGATCCGCATGAGCACGAGCTCGGTCACGCCGCCGAAGTAGCCGGACGCCACTCCCACCGCTCCCCCCAGCAGCATCGACACGAGCGTGGCGGCGAATCCCACCACCAGCGAGATCCGGGCACCCCACAGCAGCAGCGTCACCATGTCGATGCCGCCGTCGTCCAGTCCGAGCCAGTGACTCGCCGAGGGGCGGCCGAACGAGGGTCCGACCTGCTGGTGGAGGCCGTACGGCGCGATGACCGGCGCCAGCACCGCCGCGGCGATGATGAGGAACAGGACCGCGGCCCCCACCGCGGCCGAGGGCCGCTCCCGGAGCACCCGCCGGAGGAACCGCTTCCGAGGGACCGAATCCACGGAGACCCCGGGTTCCTGCTGGAGAGCCACGCTCACTCCTGCCCCCTCATTCGCTGATCCTGGGGTCGAGGCGGAAG containing:
- a CDS encoding amidohydrolase, with protein sequence MRRAPSKPDLILRGLVLTIDPSSPAAEAVAVSRGRISAVGSWDEIQPLGGPRSEVIDVGRRTVLPGFQDAHVHPPQAGLDRMRCDLNDLGTREDYLEAIRAHAAAHPDEPWLLGGGWAMDGFPGGTPDRGLLDAAVPDRPAFLVNRDGHGAWVNTPALELAGIDARTPDPPDGRIERDVAGEPSGMLHEGAMDLVERLLPPVGQEEWQQAILLAQRHLHGLGITAWQDAWVLPETLAAYAALAERGELTARVVAALWWDRGRGEEQVDDLLELRASGSVGRLRAPAVKVMQDGIVENFTAGMIEPYLDGHGLPDDGRGQGLSFVDPAAFGPSVTRLDREGFQVHVHAIGDRAVREALDAFEAARAANGPSPNRHHIAHLQVVHPDDVPRFAALGVAANLQAYWACLDDQMRDLNVPFLGPQRTGQQYPFASLARSGARLALGSDWSVTTADPLRQIQVALTRVPFDQPEREPFLPAERLDLPTALRAFTMGSAWVNHLDRETGSIEPGKLADLVVLDRDLTALSPASVGEAQVVLTMVEGEVVRRAPSLSGW
- a CDS encoding class I SAM-dependent methyltransferase; amino-acid sequence: MSAVSAMGAVERWGEALRSWAIPEDILRAAPESPWTYPVQVFRGRAEAATAGPAAGATGSPSSSPSARRALDALPEGGSVVDVGSGSGAASLALVPRVAFITAVDPMEDMLASFAELATATGVGFAAVRGAWPDAAAEVDPADVVLCAHVLYNAQDLRPFVDAMTERARARVVVEVTREHPRAWMNDLWKRFWDLERPDHPTADDLEEALRELGLDPGRDDWILPRLGHESREASVATARRRLCLMPDRDAEVAEALGDRLWQSGGRWGIGPPEQRAVTLWWDPA
- a CDS encoding ABC transporter ATP-binding protein, translating into MIPNGSNGPNASNDGRPLLEVEELVTRYPIRRGLVAAMARRPRRAVHAVDGVSFTLKRGEMLALVGESGCGKTTTAQTVLRLVDPTSGVIRFEGRDITALAHGSLRSLRRRMQLIYQDPYESLDPRFRVRQTVEEPMVIHRIGGSRRERRARMLKALARAELTPPELYVDRYPHELSGGQRQRVAIAASLVLEPDLLVADEPVSMLDVSVRAGVLALLDGLRREGGMGILMITHDLSTAAHFADRIAVMYLGRIVEEGPARDVVRNPRHPYTKALLSVVPKRDPRQRGTPEILRGETPDPVDLPSGCRFHPRCPVAEDRCRTIDPDLHPASGAGPDHRAACVLV
- a CDS encoding M48 family metalloprotease encodes the protein MGPSAPAERHFSREEIERARAYHRPLYASFAASAALGVGYLAAVTSSAAGRWLAAPVDDLSRWAFAAAFPALVVVAGAVLRFPLSFWRGYVHEHRWGFSTQSPAGFVSDWAMGLAVSVALTGAAVMAFVELASRFPRTWRLIAAPAAAGLAVVLSFLAPVVFEPMFNRFRPLADEQLAADLRALSRRAGVPVREVLVADASRRTHKENAYVSGLGRTRRVVVYDTLLARGSPQEVRLVVAHELGHRRERHVALATALGAAGAAVAVVVLWLLLRWHPVLAASGATGPADPRIAPLLLLAATAMELVTLPFGAAVSRRWEAAADRASIELTGDPDGFAGMERNLAVANLLDLAPSRPVYLLLFSHPTPAERIEAAMAGG
- a CDS encoding long-chain fatty acid--CoA ligase; this translates as MQRDPLILTRLLERAVTYYPRSTIATKTADGVHRESYEELGERTARLANALRELGVGPGDRVASFAWNNWRHLELYFAVPCMGSVLHTLNIRLHPDQIAWIANHAEDRVVCVDATLLPVFEKVIPNLKTVEHIVVMGGSEAETAGVSSGGARDYEELLEAASPEFSWPDLDEDDACSMAYTSGTTGNPKGVVYSHRSMVLHATMVNQAGAIGITDHDAVLPVVPMFHANAWGMPYAATMAGARQVFAGQFSADPASLAELIETERVTVLAGVPTVWIGLLQHLQKEPRDVSSIRCITAGGSAVPKSLIEGFQRTVGVAMIQGWGMTETGPVASLSRLTPALEQLPEQEQLRVRAKQGMPVPGLRARVVDVATGQEVPRDGKSMGEIQVSGNWVASAYYHPEERVESFTEDGWLRTGDVAVIDEHGFLHIVDRTKDLVKSGGEWVSTIELESALMGHPAVLEAAVIAIPDERWGERPLACVVLKEGTTATQEELVEHLEPLFPKWWLPDRVEFVSEIPKTSVGKFDKKVLRAAYRS